Genomic segment of Melospiza melodia melodia isolate bMelMel2 chromosome 13, bMelMel2.pri, whole genome shotgun sequence:
GGAAATTTCCAGTTAAAACACGTACCTGTGAAACTGCACTGAGCGTTGGCAAGGGAGCACACACAGCCTAGAGCGCCCCGTGTCACCAGCGCAGGCAGCAGCAGGCCTGTGCTCACACCACCACTGGCACCCAGAGACCCGTGTCACTGATCCCACCTGGGCGCTGTGGGGcggccccaggcagggcaggacaagCAGACACGCACTCTCAGCCTTTCCTGTGCACACTCAGCCTCCCCTGGGGCCTGTGGCCCATGGCCCTGTCACGATGTGCCCCTGCAGTAGGTCCCCTCAGCCCTATCCATTGTGTGGGTGgctgagcacagggcacagccctgagcgCTGCCATCCCCACTGTCACCTGGCCCTGGCCACAGCCCAGCAGCGTGGCCTGAGGACAGTGCAGGGGCAGCACGAGGGTGGCAAGGCCCTGCCCTGACACAGGGGTGCTGCCATGTCCTGGACCAGTTCTGAGGATGATGCCCAGGACCTGGTGACCTCACAGTGGCATATGGAGTAGTGTCACACAGCATGCCAGGGACACAAGATGGTGAGGAGCATGGCACAGGAAGGCTGCGGGCAGCAGTAGGATCAGGTGCTGCTGAGGAGAGGGCTCAGTCCcacagagctctgccctgctTTTCCAGGAGCCCCAGGCTAGGCTTCTCCTGCTGGCAGCAGGTGCTCCTCAGACAGGGAGGGGCAGTGCCAGTACCGTGGGAGGGAGGGTGCggctgccccaggcagggctgagtGACATCGTGGAACTAAGGGTTGTCTGGGGCTGCAGGAAAGGTTAGGGTCCTTCCAACTGTGAGAGAGTGGCCAAAATTTGGCACATCTGGGGAGGTTCCTGCACCTCAGAGAATTGCCTTCGCAGGGGTATGGGCCAGGCTCGAAACACGGACAGGCTGTACTTGTCCTTCAGGTCACTTCAATTTTGTGCCCTGTTCCAGGTTCTACAGGGCAACAACCTGACAGCACCAGCCCTGCATGACTCTGCAGAGCTACCTCCACCAGGAGGTGGAGCTACCAGAGCTACCTCTTCCAGGACAAGAAGCAGTGCAAAACAAAGAAAGGACTAGACTGACAACCTTTAAACAAATAAAATTCTTTCTGTTCTGTAATAAAATTAGTGCCAAGCACCAAAGCCTTCCAGGGCTACAAGCTGTAGAGACCTCAGAACACATTGATTAGGGTAGGTGGGCACCACCTTAGGCCTCAAAGCAACAGGTTGTGCCTTCTTAGAGACCAAAGCGGGCTGGGGTGCGTCGTGGCGTCAGGGCCTCCCCCTGCTCCTTTCGCCCAGGGGTATAGATTTTAGTAGATCTGTCAAAGAGGACAAGGGCAGTTAATGGAAAATGCAACCTTTTCCTGCACCTGAACTCCCACAGGGAAGCAGGcaagccgtgggcaggcagggctaTCACGCACCTTGCGCTGCCCAGCGGGTTAcggcgctcctgctcctcccggcGGGCAcgcagctgctcctctgccaaAGCCATTTCCTCCTCCATGGCAGACACCTCCTCCTTGGCACGGCGCCGGTTCTCCTGGAACAAGGCAGCAGCAGGTCAGGGACAGCAGACCCCCTGCACGCCCACAAGCTTGCTCCCTTCATGTcaaaacatacacacacacagcagcagaaTGCAGAGGGCCTGCAGTCTGCCAGCTCATCCAGGACAGAATACTTACCTGGCGCGACTTGCCGGCATGTTTGATACTGTAGAACATAGGGCCCAGCTCTGCTAGCCACTCGCCATCCACAGCAGTGACACACTGCATGTACTCCTGCAGGGACAAATAGACTAGGATAGCAGGATGGCATTCTTGGGGCCTAGGCACCATTCCCAGAGCCATAGCAGCTCCATTCctcccccagctgctgatggcactTCTCAGGCTGACACCATACCCCTTCCAGACAATTCCTCCTGGCCTCAGAAGCTGCTACAGGTTGGATTTGACCACAAGGAGAATCAAACATATCCCACAGAAGCCAGAGAAAAATAACGGGAAGGGACAAACAGATGACACCAACATGTCTAATTGGTATAGATGGAAAAGGCTGATATCTGCCACTCAGACTGATCTCAGTCTCACAGCAAAGCCCTCCCATCTCCCCTGGAGAACTCATCACCCTTCCTGCTAGCCCTCAGCTCAAGCTCACCTTGGTAGTCATAACCAATTCATGGTACACAATGTAGTCTGGTGTGTAGCCCATGCCAAACAGAGAGCTCGTGGGGTGCAGGTGGCAGGGCATGCCTGTGCGGATGTTCACATACTCCCCAATGCCCTGCAAAGACAAATGTGCTTAGGCCACCTGTTCCCAGGCAGGACCTTGCAGCCCCCAGGCAGCTCAGACACCTCTCACCTTCAGCTTTGCAGCCTGATGGAAATATGCAGCACAGATGCACTTCCTGACAACATCCCAGTCTGTACCACAGGATGCCAGGCTCATGCGCTGCTGCACCATAATGTCCTTGAGCTGGGCACGCACCTCCCGCACCTGCAAAGGTGTGTGCTGGTCAGATCCCTCTTCTGCACAAGGCTGTCTCCCCCAGCCTTACAGCCACAGCCTCACCTTCCGCATGGCCTTGGCATGGATGAAGTGCTGATTGCACCACAGGGTAGAATAGCTGTTGTTTTTCCACTGCAGGTAAACATTCAGGTAAGTCAAGTGATCACTCTCTGGAACAGCAAATTTCTCCCGCACTTGGTCACTCTCCTCCTCTCGGCCCTGAAGGGTAAGCAAAGAACATGTGTTAGTCAGAGGGCAGGGAAGGGCCCTGAGCtgctggaacagcagcatctcatACCTTAGGCCGGTAAAAGATGGCAGGCACCGACAACATGGAGACAACAAGCAAGATCTCAGAGCTGCAACCCATGTCACAGGAGACAATAAGCATTTTGGAGAGTGCAGGGTCCAGTGGGAACTCCACCATGAGGCGCCCTGTAGAGGTCAGACCACCTGTAGGAACAGAACAGGGATCACTGATCAGCAGCTGGGTAGGCCCCAGTTCCATGGGCTGGCAGCCTACCCCAGCTGCCAATACCTGTGTTATCCAGGGCCCCCAGGATCCACAGCTGGTACATGGAGTTCAGCATATTGTCTTCAGGGGGCGGATCCATGAAGTGGAACTGCAAAAGGTCTTGCACACCCAGGGACTTGAGCAAGAGCACTACATTGGCAAGGTTGGTGCGCTGGATCTCAGGCACCGTGGTCGTCAGCAGCTCATTCTTGTAGGCACTCTGGGTGTAGAGCCTGGGAAGAGAGGCCAAGAGCATGCTCCTCCTGTTGGGCCACTGTGCTCCTTACAGacatgccagcctggcacagggcagcagcccTGCACCCAACAGCAGGACCCTGGGGAGCCACTAATAGTCCAGCCAAAGTGAGGTCTCCCCATCACATTGGGGtatttgggctgcagcacagcacatGACCAAGCACAGCCCTTCCCTGGTCTCACAGCACAGCCGGGGAAAGGCCTTTGGCTTGGTTCTTATCTCAGTGGCATCCAGGCAGACCAGCCACAAGTGAAGATGGGCATAGGAAGAAAGTGGAGCACATCCTTTTCTCTGCAGAAGGACTGGGTCCAAAGAAGGCCTTCAGGCCTGCCGACTGCCCACACCCCACCAAAGTTCAACATAATGAACAGCTCCAGTGAGAAAAAGATCTACATAACTTGATGCCAAGCTGAGGATACAACAGGAACACCAGTGACGTGCCTACCTGAAACAGTGGCCTGGGCCTGTCCGGCCAGCTCGGCCAGCCCTCTGATTGGCATTGGCCTGACTGATGGGGTAGATCTGCAGTGCATCCATGCCTATACGGGGGTTGAAAACCTTCAGGGCACAAGAAAGTCACACAGAAGTAAGGGGAAGGCTGGATCGTGACCTCAGAACTCCCTCAACCTACCCCAGAAACCAGAGAGTATAGAAAACCCTGGCTCACCTTCAATTTGCAGTAGCCAGAGTCAATCACAAACATGATACCATCCACTGTCAGCGAGGTCTCTGCAATGTTAGTGGCAACGATGCACTTCCTGACCCCATCAGGAGCCTGCAAGCACACCGCGTGTCAGTCACACCCCTGggcatggccctgccccactgaggAGGAGTGCAGAGCTGCAGATGGATGGAGGTGACTCCTGAGAGTGGGGTGGGATACATGCTTTCTCTCACCCTCCACGTGCAATACTAACATATACCTACACCTCTCACTCCTGCTCTGTACTGTCTCCTGATCCAGttttccctgtccccaccccaatCACAAAGCACACATCAGCACCTTCTGGAAGATCTTGGCCTGCAAGTCTGAGGGCAGCTGAGAGTAGATTGGCAGTACAGCAAGAGCAGGTGCCTTCTCCAGCTCCTCAAGATGCTCCACAATCTGCTCTGAGGTCACCTAGACACAAAGAGGGGTGTAAACATCAGACTGAAACGATGGGGTAGGATAGTGCCTGTCCTTCCAACTCACCTCGATATCCTCCTGGCCAGGCATGAAGACGAGGATGTCTCCAGGAGCACCAGACAAGTGGACCTGCAAGGCTTGTTTCACTGCAGCCTCCACATAATCCTCCTGTGGGGTCTGAACAGCACAGTCCAGGTTAATATGGACCAATATCCTTACCTGCCCTGTCCTACGTACAAGACTGTAGCACATCACAGCCGCTTCTCCCCTGTCCTGTGTGTCCCCCTCAGAAACAGTACAGCTAGGTCGCAACCCCCTCCTGCCAACAGCACAAAACTAACTGCACCTTGCTGAAAAGAATATCCACAGGAAAAGTTCGCCCAGGAATGTGGAAAATGGGAACGTTCCCAAAGAAGGAGGCAAACTTGTCTGCATCCATGGTGGCTGAAGTAACAACAAGCTTCAGATCCGAGCGTCGGGCGACCACCTAAGAAGCAGATGAAAGGAACAATATGGAAGGCACATTTATGCATGGCTGTGGGCTGTTTTCATTCTTACTGAGATAATGGCACAGGACAGAGCTTCTGTTGTACTCCAGAGGCACGGGCTGTGCATGCCAGGCAACACTGATGCTCTATGGTCAGTGCAGTTGAAAAGACCTGCCAGCCTCGGTCCAGGAAACCTTAATCCAGCAAAGTCCTCTGCATAGGCAGCTCTGACATTTAGCCATCAAGACTCTGGTAGCATTACAGAAAACTGAACCCCCCAGATGCAAGGACCAGGATGCTGGAGCAGTCAAGTGCAGAGAtgtggcagctctgcctccctcTCCTAGTCCTGTCAGAGAAGGGCTGCCCCAGATGACGCGgcccctgctgctgccacagcccaggaTCACACCCACCTCGCGGAGCAGCCCGAACAGCACATCAGTGTTGAGCGAGCGCTCGTGTGCCTCATCCATGATGATGGCACTGTAGTTGTCCAGGTCAGCCTCCCGCAGCGACTCACGGAGCAGGATCCCATCTGTCATGTACTTGATCACCGTGTTCTCAGACGTGCAGTCCTCAAAGCGGATGGCATAGCCCACCTGGCAGGGCAGAGATACCAGCAGTCTTCCAACAGTCCCATGCGCTCTCTGTCATGGGGTGGTACCCCTGCACTCCCCTCCAGACTCACCTCCTCCCCCAGACGCACCCCCATCTCCTCGCTGACCCGCTTGGCCACCGACATGGCAGCCACTCTGCGGGGCTGCGTGCAGCCGATCATGCCGTAGTCAGTGTAGCCGTCCTCATGGAGATACTGTGTCAGCTGAGTTGTCTTCCCACTCCCTGTCTCCCCCACCACGATCACAATGCTGTTGTCTctgagggaaaggaaaaggtATCTCTTCATACACCTTCAAAGGAGGGCCTTTGTGTTCTCTAGCTAAGCATCATCCTAGTCAGGTGGGAGAGCTGAGCAAACACAAAGCAATGGGTTTTGTTTCCTGAGAGTACAGCTTCCCAAAGGTCATGATTCTACAATTCCTCAACGGAGCTCCCAAACGTAGGCCAATGCCCTGGGGATGCCCTGGCAGCCATACCTGAGGATGGAGAGCAGTTCCTGCTGTACAGCAAAGATGGGTAGGTATTGTCTCTGCTCCAGGATCGATTTCTTCTTGGCAAACTCACTGCTGGcttcacttttttctttcatgTGTTCAGCAAACTTCTGTTCTGTTCTAAGGAAACACCGCAAGTCCTGAAAGTGCCTCTCCACACACTTTGCTATGCCTGTAGCCCCCGTTACCAGCTGAGCAGGGTAATTCAGAACAAGCCCCTACTTGTAATCCACTTTGCCATCTTCTGTCACCATctcgtccttctcctcctctttcttGATCCCCATAATGTCTCCCAGTTTGGTGCCTGCTAGCTCCCAGTGCTTGTGCTGAGCCTGGAAGGAGAGAGAACAGCATAACTTTGCCACAGCAAGCACAGACAAAATTCTTCCCCAATCCTACTCCTAAGACTAAGAAAAGGATATTAGTACCCCAGTTCCTCAAGGCAGAACACACACTCCACTCCTACATCAGGTTCCCCTCTTCCAAATGAACTGAAGCAGAATTTTAAGGCACTGAGATGGATACAGAGACTTCAGGCAAAGGATTACCAACTGCCTCCTAAGAAAATAGCTCCAGCTGCTGACCCTTCCATTAAATTTGAACTTAAACCTAAACAGATGTGAACCAGAGATAATCTTCCTGCCCTTGCCAAGTGCCAACAGGCTTTTCTCCCATCTCTGCTGCCAGTTCAGCTACCACCACCATTCCGCTCATAATTTAAGTAGGTCAAATCCAGCCCAGTTTCAATGTACAAGGAACACACCTGTATTTTCCCCACTGCTATTATGTGAGCTTTAGAAAAAGTCCCTAGAAAACATCTTCAAAAACTAACCTACTACCTTACCCCATACTTCTCCTCACAACTCTTCTGCTGAGACGTGACTAGGTAAATCCTGCTGCCATACTGCCGGCTGACAGTCCCTAAGCTACCTGGCATTCTTCCATCTGCTTCCTTCTCCCATAATCCAAATGTTCAAATGCATGGTGATTTATGTGCCAAGGCAGCGCACAAGAAAATCAcaccacagcagctgctgtgaggcAATGCAGTAAGCTGGGCTGCTAGGATGTCCCAGGTCACAAAAATATGAACTCCTTATcatccctgctgccaaagcctgAATGCTGCAGAGTCCAAACAAGGCTCTGAGGAACTACATAGGGTGTACAGCAGGCAGCAAGGCACAGGGCTGCAGCATACCCTCTTACGCTCCTTCTGCTCCCGGTGCTTGCGCACCAGCTGGCTGCCTTTCCGAGCAATGATGGCCAAATCCGAGGTGGCATCCTTCACAGGGATgactggctctggctgcagggaaaAGGCATTGCTTCACTAAAAAGGCC
This window contains:
- the DHX38 gene encoding pre-mRNA-splicing factor ATP-dependent RNA helicase PRP16 — protein: MEAGEESLHRLSGTGPSGEAGGLVLRARGPEQHVFKAPAPRISLLGLDVLAAQKRRERQEEAAGGKRSRVASYKDWEEGRDEAGSAEEEEEDEANRSDRRARRNRHYRSVHVETPSYTGGVSEEFLERSRQRERERREHGVFASSKEEKERKKERSRDRDHDRKRDREERDRSHHSRSERDGSSERSSRRGEPESPRHRPKDAATPSRSSWEEDDGGYSSAHRSQWESPSPSPSCRDSERGHRLPSLRDTDRRERDRSVRSRYSDKTPLPTPSYKYNEWADDRRHLGATPRLSRGRGRRTEGEEGIAFETEEERQQWEDDQRQADRDWYMMDEGYDEFHNPLAYSSEEYVKKREQHLHKQRQKRISAQRRQINEDNERWETNRMLTSGVVHRIEVDEDFEEDNSAKVHLLVHNLVPPFLDGRIVFTKQPEPVIPVKDATSDLAIIARKGSQLVRKHREQKERKRAQHKHWELAGTKLGDIMGIKKEEEKDEMVTEDGKVDYKTEQKFAEHMKEKSEASSEFAKKKSILEQRQYLPIFAVQQELLSILRDNSIVIVVGETGSGKTTQLTQYLHEDGYTDYGMIGCTQPRRVAAMSVAKRVSEEMGVRLGEEVGYAIRFEDCTSENTVIKYMTDGILLRESLREADLDNYSAIIMDEAHERSLNTDVLFGLLREVVARRSDLKLVVTSATMDADKFASFFGNVPIFHIPGRTFPVDILFSKTPQEDYVEAAVKQALQVHLSGAPGDILVFMPGQEDIEVTSEQIVEHLEELEKAPALAVLPIYSQLPSDLQAKIFQKAPDGVRKCIVATNIAETSLTVDGIMFVIDSGYCKLKVFNPRIGMDALQIYPISQANANQRAGRAGRTGPGHCFRLYTQSAYKNELLTTTVPEIQRTNLANVVLLLKSLGVQDLLQFHFMDPPPEDNMLNSMYQLWILGALDNTGGLTSTGRLMVEFPLDPALSKMLIVSCDMGCSSEILLVVSMLSVPAIFYRPKGREEESDQVREKFAVPESDHLTYLNVYLQWKNNSYSTLWCNQHFIHAKAMRKVREVRAQLKDIMVQQRMSLASCGTDWDVVRKCICAAYFHQAAKLKGIGEYVNIRTGMPCHLHPTSSLFGMGYTPDYIVYHELVMTTKEYMQCVTAVDGEWLAELGPMFYSIKHAGKSRQENRRRAKEEVSAMEEEMALAEEQLRARREEQERRNPLGSARSTKIYTPGRKEQGEALTPRRTPARFGL